One Aerococcus urinaeequi DNA segment encodes these proteins:
- a CDS encoding ABC-F family ATP-binding cassette domain-containing protein has translation MIILQGSNLARRYGVEVIFENVQITIQHNSRIALVGRNGAGKSTLLKMLANIEAPDNGQVSLTKGTTIAYMDQHTAVSGDRTIYEEMVSVFEPVIKLIKESEIAALALADEELMQDTEAYEVALNRYDKLQEDLIRFNAYGYESEIRMVLHGFQFFDEDYSRKISTLSGGQRTRLALAKILLEKKDLLILDEPTNHLDIETLTWLENYLPKYPGALLIVSHDRYFLDAVTNETYEMAHQGIHYYKGNYSFYLKERAQRLTMQMKAYEKQQEEIAKLEDYVARNIVRASTTKMAQSRRKQLEKMTKIEKPLNDEKSARIQFSVAESSGNDVLQTNNLAVGYSPDKVLAEPISFQLRKQEAIAIVGPNGVGKSTLLKTIIKQIPAIRGTIEYGAHLQIGYYDQELGNLNSKKDVLHELWDEHPSMMERDVRTILGSFLFTGNDVTKSVATLSGGEKARLELAKLALEHDNFLILDEPTNHLDIDSKEVLENALIEYDGTLLFVSHDRYFINRIATSVLEINPDGSTLYLGDYDYYVAKKASEEERLALLAAENNDEKVEKTTTQPTSETKQAFQLSKEKQREQRKLQREITQHEEAMADLEGKIEEIQLDMTKPEFLDDFEKLNELNQSLQEAEKALDQVMTAWEEAATKLENL, from the coding sequence ATGATCATATTACAAGGTTCAAATCTAGCTCGACGCTATGGCGTTGAAGTTATATTTGAAAACGTACAAATAACTATCCAACACAACAGCCGCATTGCACTAGTTGGCCGTAATGGTGCCGGTAAGTCGACACTATTAAAAATGTTAGCCAATATTGAAGCACCTGATAACGGTCAAGTTTCCTTAACTAAAGGAACAACCATCGCCTATATGGACCAACACACAGCCGTCTCTGGTGATCGAACAATTTATGAAGAAATGGTTTCCGTATTTGAACCTGTAATCAAATTAATAAAGGAATCAGAAATCGCTGCGCTTGCCTTAGCAGATGAAGAACTTATGCAAGATACAGAGGCATATGAAGTTGCGCTCAATCGCTATGACAAACTTCAAGAAGACTTGATTCGCTTTAATGCGTACGGATACGAATCTGAAATCCGCATGGTATTACACGGTTTCCAATTTTTTGACGAAGACTATAGCCGTAAGATTTCAACACTTTCTGGAGGTCAACGAACGCGTCTTGCTTTAGCGAAAATCCTACTCGAGAAAAAAGATTTACTCATTCTAGATGAGCCAACCAACCACCTAGATATCGAGACTTTGACTTGGCTTGAAAACTATCTACCAAAGTATCCTGGTGCCTTATTAATCGTATCCCATGACCGGTATTTTTTAGATGCCGTTACCAATGAGACTTATGAAATGGCGCACCAAGGTATCCATTATTATAAAGGGAATTATTCATTCTACCTGAAAGAACGGGCACAGCGTCTCACCATGCAAATGAAAGCTTACGAAAAGCAGCAAGAAGAGATCGCCAAATTAGAAGACTATGTAGCACGTAATATTGTGCGCGCCTCAACGACAAAAATGGCACAGTCACGTCGTAAGCAATTAGAGAAAATGACCAAAATTGAAAAGCCATTAAACGATGAAAAATCCGCACGCATTCAGTTCTCCGTTGCTGAAAGTTCTGGGAATGATGTTTTACAAACCAATAACTTAGCCGTCGGGTATAGTCCAGATAAAGTTTTGGCTGAACCTATCTCATTCCAGCTACGCAAGCAGGAAGCAATTGCAATTGTTGGACCAAATGGTGTAGGTAAATCAACCTTACTCAAAACAATTATTAAACAAATTCCAGCTATACGCGGCACTATCGAATATGGCGCTCACTTACAAATTGGTTACTATGACCAAGAATTAGGTAATTTAAATTCAAAAAAAGATGTACTTCACGAGTTATGGGACGAACATCCATCCATGATGGAACGAGATGTTCGCACTATTCTTGGCTCCTTCTTATTTACTGGAAATGATGTGACCAAGTCTGTAGCAACACTTTCTGGTGGGGAAAAAGCCCGACTTGAATTGGCGAAACTCGCTTTGGAACATGATAATTTCCTGATTCTCGATGAACCAACCAACCATTTGGATATTGATTCTAAAGAAGTATTAGAGAATGCCTTGATCGAATATGATGGTACCCTATTATTTGTCAGCCATGATAGGTACTTCATCAACCGGATTGCTACCTCTGTTTTAGAAATTAATCCTGATGGTTCCACGCTTTATCTTGGTGACTATGATTATTATGTGGCTAAAAAAGCGTCAGAAGAAGAACGTCTTGCTTTACTAGCAGCTGAAAACAACGACGAAAAGGTAGAAAAAACAACTACTCAACCCACTTCCGAGACGAAACAGGCTTTTCAACTATCTAAAGAGAAACAAAGAGAACAACGAAAATTACAGCGTGAAATTACCCAACATGAAGAGGCAATGGCTGATTTAGAAGGCAAAATTGAAGAAATCCAATTGGATATGACAAAACCTGAATTTCTTGATGATTTTGAGAAATTAAACGAATTAAATCAATCCCTTCAAGAAGCAGAAAAAGCCTTAGACCAAGTGATGACCGCTTGGGAAGAAGCTGCAACGAAATTAGAAAACTTATAA
- a CDS encoding HpcH/HpaI aldolase family protein, giving the protein MEMRNLVKEKIAEKGYAIGAFVASSSSLNTEILGVNGFDFAMIDFEHAQTSLETALDMVRAAELYGTAPYARVYNPEDGPMMGRMLDIGLHGLMIPMVNTKAQAEFVIQNTKMPPIGIRGKGIGRGPLWGAYENYNKGEVDEKSMVIVQCETPEAVENVEEIVSVEGIDCVYIGRLDLAHAMGVEDPSTSPELEANIQKVLKACKEAGKIPGIFTANAQDAINRIEQGFQFVTVLNDLAFFRQATKTRIDDVRKGVEGDEYQVDDAVFLK; this is encoded by the coding sequence ATGGAAATGCGCAACCTTGTAAAAGAAAAAATTGCTGAAAAAGGCTATGCTATCGGTGCTTTTGTGGCATCAAGCTCTTCGTTAAATACGGAAATTTTAGGGGTCAATGGCTTCGACTTTGCTATGATTGACTTCGAACATGCTCAAACAAGCTTAGAAACAGCCTTAGACATGGTGCGTGCAGCCGAATTATACGGTACTGCCCCATATGCCCGTGTTTACAATCCTGAAGACGGTCCAATGATGGGTCGAATGTTGGATATCGGTTTGCATGGATTGATGATTCCAATGGTCAACACCAAAGCACAAGCGGAATTCGTGATTCAAAATACTAAAATGCCACCTATCGGTATCCGCGGTAAAGGGATTGGGCGTGGGCCACTTTGGGGTGCCTATGAAAACTATAACAAGGGTGAAGTAGACGAAAAATCCATGGTCATTGTGCAATGTGAGACCCCAGAAGCGGTTGAAAACGTTGAAGAAATCGTGAGTGTTGAAGGAATTGACTGTGTGTACATCGGTCGTCTTGACCTAGCGCATGCCATGGGTGTTGAAGACCCATCAACAAGTCCAGAACTTGAAGCCAATATCCAAAAAGTCCTTAAAGCATGTAAAGAAGCAGGTAAAATTCCAGGCATCTTTACAGCTAATGCACAAGATGCAATCAACCGAATTGAACAAGGATTCCAATTCGTCACGGTATTGAACGACTTGGCCTTCTTTCGTCAAGCAACCAAAACGAGAATTGATGACGTTCGAAAAGGGGTAGAAGGAGATGAATACCAAGTAGATGATGCGGTATTTTTAAAATAA
- a CDS encoding cupin domain-containing protein, which yields MALENVDFGNINEIPYRPLRPGIDQAVFAMSGDGVNVTVNRVDNGNDLRPHTHDDHQQIAWILQGECDYYVDGEPFRMTAGSWVVVPKGVEHYIHVYDSPETVVNVDIFAPAREDYNEAYSQFLKEQGYQGFNIID from the coding sequence ATGGCACTAGAAAATGTAGATTTTGGAAACATCAATGAAATTCCCTACCGTCCATTACGCCCTGGAATCGATCAAGCCGTGTTCGCCATGTCAGGTGATGGCGTCAATGTAACAGTTAACCGAGTAGATAATGGCAACGACTTACGCCCACATACGCATGATGATCACCAACAAATCGCTTGGATCTTACAAGGTGAATGTGACTATTACGTTGACGGTGAGCCATTCCGCATGACAGCAGGCTCATGGGTAGTTGTGCCGAAGGGTGTTGAACATTACATTCATGTGTACGATTCGCCAGAAACAGTGGTGAACGTGGATATCTTCGCCCCAGCGCGTGAAGACTACAACGAAGCTTACAGCCAATTCTTGAAAGAACAAGGCTACCAAGGCTTTAACATAATTGACTAA
- a CDS encoding acetyl-CoA C-acetyltransferase → MQDVVIVAAQRTPIGSFGGVFKNISAVDLGKVAVQGAMAKANIDPTLVDEVIFGNVLSAGLGQNVARQVAVAAGIPVEKPAFAVNKVCGSGLKAVALAAQSIMVGESDVVVAGGTENMSQAPYIVEDARWGMRMGDQKVVDTMIKDGLTDAFNNYHMGITAENIVEKYGFTREDQDALAASSQQKAEAAINDNKFKDEITPVAVPQRRGDDIQIEADEYPRAGVTQESLAKLRPAFKRDGGTVTAANSSGINDGAAAIVLMSKEKAEAIGAKPLATIKAFASAGVDPSIMGTGPIPATKKALAKAQLTIKDIDLIEANEAFAAQALCVLQDLDADMEKVNVNGGAIALGHPIGASGARILVTLVHEMIKRQSQYGLATLCIGGGQGISMIIEGNY, encoded by the coding sequence ATGCAAGATGTCGTAATCGTAGCTGCACAAAGAACCCCCATCGGATCATTCGGTGGCGTATTTAAAAATATTTCCGCTGTTGACTTAGGTAAGGTAGCCGTTCAAGGTGCCATGGCTAAGGCCAACATTGATCCAACCCTAGTAGATGAGGTCATCTTCGGTAACGTCTTAAGCGCAGGTTTAGGTCAAAACGTGGCCCGTCAGGTTGCAGTTGCCGCCGGAATACCTGTAGAAAAACCAGCTTTCGCTGTCAATAAGGTTTGCGGTTCAGGTTTGAAAGCTGTCGCCCTTGCCGCTCAAAGTATTATGGTGGGCGAATCGGACGTCGTGGTTGCTGGCGGGACCGAAAATATGAGCCAAGCGCCTTACATTGTTGAAGATGCACGTTGGGGTATGCGAATGGGCGACCAGAAAGTGGTCGACACCATGATTAAAGACGGTTTAACCGACGCCTTCAATAACTACCATATGGGCATTACCGCAGAAAACATTGTTGAAAAATATGGATTCACTAGAGAAGATCAAGATGCCCTAGCCGCTTCCAGCCAACAAAAAGCGGAAGCCGCCATCAATGACAATAAATTCAAAGATGAAATTACACCCGTTGCTGTGCCTCAAAGACGCGGCGACGATATCCAAATCGAAGCGGATGAATATCCAAGAGCTGGTGTTACCCAAGAATCATTAGCCAAATTAAGACCAGCATTCAAACGTGACGGTGGAACGGTTACAGCAGCTAACTCTTCAGGTATTAACGACGGTGCAGCAGCTATCGTTTTGATGTCAAAAGAAAAAGCTGAAGCTATCGGTGCTAAACCACTGGCAACGATTAAAGCTTTCGCAAGTGCCGGTGTTGATCCATCAATCATGGGAACTGGTCCAATTCCAGCAACCAAAAAGGCCCTAGCTAAAGCCCAATTAACAATAAAAGACATAGACTTAATCGAAGCCAATGAAGCCTTTGCAGCTCAAGCCTTATGTGTATTACAAGACCTAGATGCAGACATGGAGAAAGTCAATGTGAATGGTGGGGCTATCGCCTTAGGTCACCCAATCGGTGCATCCGGCGCTCGCATCTTAGTCACCCTGGTTCATGAAATGATTAAACGACAATCTCAATATGGTCTAGCTACCTTGTGTATCGGGGGTGGCCAAGGAATATCGATGATTATCGAAGGTAACTATTAA
- a CDS encoding MBL fold metallo-hydrolase produces MIDTYTFHEMKLSWLNGAMIGTDGGTIFGPVPRTLWGRYYPYNDKNQVAEVCDPIVIQYQGKNYIIDASFNLDKFNEKGKRNVGLQQEGSIQEDFETLGITPEDIDVVMMTHMHNDHASGLTYFEDDQWQSTFPNATIYISDIEWDAVKHPNARTKNTYPKENWEAIQGQVETFTDSITIAEGITMEVTGGHSPGHTIIRLEQAGETMLHMADILLTFVHTNPLWVGGLDDYPMDSISAKQDLMPEALANNYRFIFYHDPYYRVVEYTEDGKNIQYAMKSSRDVFIPFTDQQDRVPKQVEAAVAK; encoded by the coding sequence ATGATTGATACATATACTTTCCACGAAATGAAACTATCTTGGTTGAACGGCGCAATGATTGGTACAGATGGCGGCACGATTTTCGGCCCAGTACCAAGAACACTTTGGGGTCGCTACTATCCTTATAATGACAAAAACCAAGTAGCTGAGGTTTGTGACCCGATTGTCATCCAATACCAAGGGAAAAACTACATCATTGATGCTTCCTTTAACTTGGATAAATTCAATGAAAAAGGGAAACGAAATGTTGGGCTACAACAAGAAGGTAGCATCCAAGAAGACTTTGAAACACTGGGGATTACACCTGAAGATATTGACGTCGTGATGATGACTCATATGCATAACGACCACGCTAGCGGTTTGACTTACTTTGAAGATGATCAATGGCAATCAACCTTCCCTAATGCCACGATTTATATCTCTGATATCGAGTGGGATGCGGTAAAACATCCGAATGCACGGACTAAAAATACTTATCCGAAAGAAAACTGGGAAGCAATCCAAGGGCAAGTAGAAACCTTTACGGATAGCATTACGATTGCTGAAGGGATTACCATGGAAGTTACAGGTGGTCACAGCCCAGGTCATACGATTATTCGTCTTGAACAAGCTGGCGAAACCATGCTACATATGGCGGATATCCTACTTACTTTCGTCCACACAAACCCACTTTGGGTCGGCGGTCTAGACGATTACCCAATGGATTCGATTTCAGCCAAACAAGACTTGATGCCAGAAGCCCTAGCCAACAACTACCGCTTTATCTTCTACCATGACCCATACTACCGCGTGGTTGAATATACTGAAGACGGGAAAAACATCCAATACGCTATGAAGTCGTCGCGCGATGTCTTTATCCCATTCACTGACCAACAAGACCGTGTCCCAAAACAAGTTGAAGCAGCCGTTGCGAAGTAA
- a CDS encoding 2-keto-4-pentenoate hydratase, translating into MEESKMQEIAQYLYDAEKNKTAIDNVTEVFNVSFDEQEAYDIQDLVVALKKETDGKTAAYKIGLTSPAKIKQLNIDQPVYAHIFEYMISYDGEPLSMERFIHPRIEPEVTIVLKEDIYQENVTFEEVMDKIDYVYSSVEIVDSRYHGFRFSLEDVVADNTSCQGAVYSNTHFSLDQVDILNEKAVVYINGEKIDEGVGKDVANHPANAVVFLANALYKRGVKLEAGVPIMTGGMTKANKIEIGDKVEVKFDTMDDITFEVVE; encoded by the coding sequence ATGGAAGAGTCGAAGATGCAGGAGATTGCGCAGTATTTGTATGATGCGGAGAAGAATAAGACGGCGATTGATAATGTGACGGAGGTGTTTAATGTTTCCTTCGATGAGCAGGAGGCCTACGATATTCAGGATTTGGTCGTGGCTTTGAAGAAAGAAACGGACGGGAAGACGGCAGCTTATAAGATTGGTTTGACGTCACCGGCTAAGATTAAACAGTTGAATATTGATCAGCCGGTTTATGCCCACATCTTTGAGTATATGATTTCTTATGACGGCGAGCCTTTGTCGATGGAACGGTTTATTCACCCGCGTATTGAGCCGGAAGTGACCATTGTCTTGAAGGAGGATATCTACCAAGAGAATGTGACTTTTGAAGAGGTCATGGATAAGATTGACTATGTCTATTCTTCTGTTGAAATAGTAGACTCTCGCTATCACGGTTTCCGCTTCTCCTTGGAAGATGTGGTTGCTGACAACACTTCTTGCCAGGGGGCTGTTTACTCAAATACCCACTTCAGCTTAGACCAAGTGGATATCTTGAATGAGAAGGCTGTCGTTTATATCAATGGTGAGAAGATTGATGAAGGGGTCGGGAAGGATGTAGCCAACCATCCAGCCAATGCGGTGGTCTTCCTAGCCAATGCCTTGTATAAGCGGGGTGTGAAATTAGAGGCCGGCGTGCCAATTATGACCGGTGGAATGACCAAGGCCAACAAGATTGAAATTGGCGATAAGGTCGAAGTGAAATTCGATACCATGGATGACATTACCTTTGAAGTAGTCGAATAA
- a CDS encoding NAD(P)H-quinone oxidoreductase: protein MKAWILNQAGGPENFELQEIDRPTAQAGEALVKIKAIGMNRHDVMSRNSLKPDASLEDRVIGIEIAGEVVDIHTDGTESSHVAIGDHVAGIITHGAYAEYARIPLSRAMVFPKDTPFTIAAAIPEAFMTAYQTMYWIGDLHQGERILVHAAGSGVGTAAIQLANHLSKAEIFATAGRQDKLDLAKELGAQNTINYKEENFADVISEATDKRGVDVILDFIGASYANKNASAIGQDGRWVLIGVLGGTVVPDFDMGQLLFKRVKLQGTLLSPRSDDYKARLVADVNKEVVPLIADGTIQPVIDTVMAFDRLPEAHEYMEANKNLGKIIISLED, encoded by the coding sequence ATGAAAGCTTGGATACTCAATCAAGCAGGTGGCCCAGAAAATTTTGAACTGCAAGAAATCGACAGGCCGACAGCACAAGCGGGTGAGGCTCTAGTCAAGATCAAGGCAATTGGGATGAACCGCCATGATGTCATGTCTAGGAACAGTTTGAAGCCGGATGCCAGCCTTGAAGACCGGGTGATTGGGATTGAGATTGCTGGTGAAGTGGTAGATATTCATACAGACGGGACGGAATCCAGTCATGTTGCTATTGGAGACCATGTAGCGGGGATTATTACCCACGGAGCCTATGCCGAATACGCCCGCATCCCCCTCAGTCGTGCCATGGTTTTCCCTAAAGACACGCCATTCACAATAGCTGCCGCCATTCCAGAAGCCTTCATGACCGCCTACCAGACCATGTATTGGATCGGCGATTTGCATCAGGGTGAGCGGATCCTTGTCCATGCAGCGGGTTCTGGCGTTGGGACGGCGGCCATCCAATTGGCCAACCACCTGTCCAAGGCAGAAATCTTTGCCACTGCAGGCCGTCAAGATAAACTAGACCTAGCTAAAGAGTTAGGCGCTCAAAACACCATCAATTATAAGGAAGAAAATTTCGCCGACGTGATTTCTGAAGCCACTGACAAAAGGGGTGTCGATGTCATTCTAGATTTCATTGGGGCGTCCTATGCTAATAAAAATGCGTCCGCTATCGGCCAAGACGGTCGCTGGGTTTTAATTGGGGTTCTTGGGGGTACAGTGGTCCCGGACTTTGATATGGGGCAATTGCTCTTTAAGCGGGTGAAGCTCCAAGGCACCTTGCTGTCACCACGGTCAGACGACTACAAGGCCCGCCTCGTAGCAGACGTCAATAAAGAAGTCGTGCCTTTAATTGCAGACGGTACTATTCAACCAGTGATTGACACAGTCATGGCTTTTGACCGCTTGCCAGAGGCCCATGAATATATGGAAGCCAATAAAAACTTAGGTAAAATCATTATCAGCTTGGAAGACTAA
- a CDS encoding DNA cytosine methyltransferase gives MTNSVSSSTQGKRTIDAFFSGVGGIELGFENTGKFRVVYANEFDKNATITYKENYPNVNLDSRDIHDVTENLDDVPNADIVVGGFPCQAFSIAGYRKGFEDERGDLFFELLKVIKEKQPEAVMIENVKNMVSHDHGNTFKVIREALVMSGYNIKWKVLNGKDYGNIPQNRERIYVVGFKSKAAYDHFEFPEKIDLERGLDSVIDFALETEERYYYSEEKTPFWDELAPKVVSQDTVYQWRRQYVRENKSGVVPTLTANMGTGGHNVPLILTDDGRIRKLTPKETFNVQGFPESFKLPEISNGQLYKQAGNSVVVPVIERIANNIDSALTYADEVQESNISQEGLYSIMYTCMNGRFSGQSELIKTVDSIEALEQFASENEIEFLGHEDYLRQVQKNKNMVFYSYE, from the coding sequence ATGACAAATTCTGTAAGTTCTTCAACACAGGGTAAGCGTACAATTGACGCTTTTTTCTCTGGTGTAGGAGGAATTGAGCTAGGTTTTGAAAATACTGGCAAGTTCAGAGTGGTGTACGCAAATGAATTTGATAAAAATGCAACGATTACTTATAAAGAGAATTATCCAAATGTAAATCTGGATAGTCGAGATATACATGATGTTACCGAAAATTTGGACGATGTTCCGAATGCTGATATAGTGGTTGGAGGATTTCCTTGCCAAGCTTTTTCTATCGCGGGATATCGAAAAGGTTTTGAGGATGAACGTGGTGATTTATTCTTTGAATTGCTAAAAGTCATTAAAGAAAAACAGCCGGAAGCTGTAATGATTGAGAATGTTAAAAACATGGTCTCGCATGATCATGGGAATACTTTCAAGGTCATTCGTGAAGCACTTGTGATGAGTGGTTACAACATTAAGTGGAAGGTATTGAATGGTAAAGACTATGGAAATATCCCTCAAAATAGGGAACGTATCTATGTGGTTGGGTTCAAATCAAAAGCTGCATATGATCATTTCGAATTTCCGGAAAAAATTGATTTGGAACGGGGGTTAGATTCCGTCATTGATTTCGCGCTTGAGACGGAAGAGCGTTATTATTATTCTGAAGAAAAAACACCGTTTTGGGATGAGTTAGCACCAAAAGTAGTTTCGCAGGATACTGTCTACCAGTGGCGGAGACAATACGTTCGGGAAAATAAATCTGGTGTAGTACCAACGCTAACTGCCAATATGGGTACTGGGGGACATAACGTTCCTTTAATACTGACAGATGATGGTCGAATCAGAAAGTTAACGCCAAAGGAAACATTTAATGTTCAAGGATTCCCTGAATCATTTAAGTTACCTGAAATATCAAATGGGCAATTATATAAACAAGCTGGAAATAGTGTTGTTGTTCCTGTAATTGAAAGAATTGCGAATAACATTGATTCAGCACTAACTTATGCAGATGAAGTGCAGGAATCGAATATTAGCCAAGAAGGTTTATACTCTATCATGTATACGTGCATGAATGGTCGTTTCTCGGGACAATCAGAATTAATTAAAACAGTGGATAGTATTGAAGCGTTAGAACAATTTGCTTCTGAAAATGAAATTGAGTTTCTAGGACATGAAGACTATTTACGACAAGTCCAAAAAAATAAAAATATGGTTTTCTATAGTTATGAGTAA
- the dcm gene encoding DNA (cytosine-5-)-methyltransferase — MLKVIESFAGIGSQSQALENLGIDFDIVATLEWEIGAIFAYDILHNGPQDLSPYRFHNRESLIEKLREYSLSNDGKEPITDRALSSMSVQHLKAVLCAIERNNNLVDITKVHGEQLPDADVLTYSFPCQDLSISGHWHHNSGGIDRDANNRSTLLWEVERLLKEYVEVEKDLPSFLLMENVSNILSSKHIGNFREWQNFLEGLGYVNQVYTLDARNFNVPQSRVRTYMISVLAHDSMNAKAITQYFEDNNLEEVKVDFSSLRPMSDYLRLDYSNPVYRNEAIQSTPIFTPSRQKIYEQNPILAIGSRAKSGIWARTVTTKQDRNPNSGIVAYGDEKLTDVNHNYRNLTARECFLLMGFDEDKYDRMMESNFKVRSNRNMLNQAKLIQLAGNSIVVQVLEQIFAQISEIKDKYLTESSKVTFVTTHEIQVSAT; from the coding sequence TTGCTAAAAGTAATAGAGTCGTTTGCAGGAATCGGAAGTCAATCTCAAGCCTTAGAAAATTTAGGAATAGATTTTGATATAGTTGCCACTTTAGAATGGGAAATTGGTGCTATATTTGCTTACGACATTTTGCATAACGGACCACAAGACTTATCACCATATAGATTCCATAATCGAGAATCGCTTATTGAGAAATTGAGAGAATATAGTTTGTCAAACGATGGTAAAGAACCTATAACGGATAGAGCGTTAAGTTCAATGAGTGTGCAACACTTGAAAGCTGTTTTATGTGCAATAGAAAGAAATAATAATTTGGTAGATATTACAAAGGTTCATGGAGAACAGCTACCTGATGCAGATGTATTAACTTATTCTTTCCCCTGCCAAGATTTATCTATAAGTGGACATTGGCACCATAATTCAGGTGGGATAGATAGAGATGCTAATAATAGATCCACACTATTATGGGAAGTTGAGCGACTGCTGAAGGAATATGTTGAAGTTGAGAAAGACTTACCATCATTTTTATTAATGGAGAATGTAAGTAATATATTATCATCTAAACATATAGGTAACTTTAGAGAATGGCAAAACTTTCTTGAAGGTCTTGGATATGTGAATCAAGTATATACTTTAGATGCTCGTAATTTCAATGTGCCCCAATCAAGAGTGAGAACTTATATGATAAGTGTATTAGCTCATGATTCTATGAATGCGAAAGCAATCACTCAGTATTTTGAAGATAATAATCTCGAAGAAGTTAAAGTAGACTTTAGCAGCCTTCGACCAATGAGCGACTACCTACGTTTAGACTATTCAAATCCAGTTTATCGCAACGAAGCTATCCAAAGTACGCCGATTTTTACGCCTTCAAGACAGAAAATATATGAGCAAAATCCAATATTAGCTATTGGTTCAAGGGCGAAATCTGGAATCTGGGCTAGAACTGTAACAACAAAGCAGGATAGAAATCCCAATTCAGGGATTGTGGCATATGGCGATGAAAAGTTAACCGATGTCAATCATAATTATAGAAACCTAACCGCGAGAGAGTGTTTCCTATTGATGGGATTTGATGAAGACAAATACGATAGAATGATGGAAAGTAATTTCAAAGTTCGTTCAAATAGAAATATGTTAAATCAAGCGAAATTGATTCAGTTGGCAGGGAACAGTATTGTAGTTCAAGTATTAGAACAAATTTTTGCACAAATTAGTGAAATTAAAGATAAGTATTTAACAGAAAGTAGCAAAGTAACATTTGTAACAACTCATGAAATACAAGTATCGGCTACTTAA
- a CDS encoding phospholipase D family protein, whose product MITSNLYQRIIRKEGQKAAKLRIISGYVSSGFLYRVSQDFPNLEIEVFIGMAKEGISYQNHNNFKVLSEDKLISVYYQVKGIPTHIKLYEFSSNNEINTYVGSANFSENGFIKQRELLTKINTNKNDKLFEQIAQLSLKCTDFNVLSNIPLFEDDREKELTSQLTRNADVLSLSRNEKGDGSEVPSQSKKSTGKSYSESKRDNKSNQLDEDTMTFFHQKHLAILRGQKDLDYYDTFYVNIMGISVSKWQNTGINAIFQGKQSVLLENQGLPFYKVFPEDNIFEIYADNSKVYQARLTGINKNELSLIDEEFYDYVREHMDITDHRPITRADIEKNNLSTVKFERIDKTTYLMEM is encoded by the coding sequence ATGATAACCAGTAATTTGTATCAAAGGATTATTAGAAAAGAAGGACAGAAAGCTGCTAAATTAAGAATTATTAGTGGGTACGTTTCTAGTGGCTTTTTATATCGTGTAAGTCAAGATTTTCCGAATCTTGAAATTGAGGTATTTATAGGAATGGCAAAAGAAGGAATAAGCTATCAAAATCACAATAACTTTAAAGTGTTAAGTGAGGATAAACTTATTTCAGTGTACTACCAAGTAAAGGGCATTCCAACTCATATAAAATTATATGAATTTAGTAGTAATAATGAAATAAACACCTATGTTGGGTCCGCAAATTTTTCAGAAAATGGATTTATTAAACAACGAGAGTTGCTAACTAAAATAAATACCAATAAAAATGATAAATTATTCGAGCAGATTGCTCAGTTATCGTTAAAGTGCACAGATTTTAATGTTCTTAGTAATATTCCACTTTTCGAAGATGATAGAGAGAAAGAATTAACGTCCCAGTTAACTAGAAATGCAGACGTATTATCCCTTAGTAGAAATGAAAAAGGAGATGGTTCTGAAGTACCCTCTCAAAGTAAAAAAAGTACAGGTAAAAGCTATTCGGAAAGTAAACGGGATAACAAATCTAATCAGTTAGATGAAGATACTATGACTTTCTTTCATCAAAAACATTTGGCTATTTTAAGAGGCCAAAAGGACCTTGATTACTATGATACGTTTTATGTAAATATTATGGGGATTAGTGTAAGTAAATGGCAAAACACAGGTATAAATGCTATTTTTCAAGGAAAGCAATCTGTATTGCTAGAGAACCAAGGGTTACCTTTTTATAAGGTATTTCCTGAAGATAATATTTTTGAGATTTATGCAGATAATAGTAAAGTTTATCAAGCGCGTCTAACAGGTATAAATAAAAACGAGCTATCTTTAATCGATGAAGAATTTTATGACTACGTTAGAGAGCATATGGATATCACAGACCATAGACCAATTACTAGGGCTGATATTGAAAAGAATAATCTATCAACGGTCAAATTTGAGCGGATTGATAAGACTACTTATTTGATGGAAATGTAA